Proteins found in one Paralichthys olivaceus isolate ysfri-2021 chromosome 19, ASM2471397v2, whole genome shotgun sequence genomic segment:
- the ptk2bb gene encoding protein tyrosine kinase 2 beta, b isoform X1 yields MYEVMSGDTLSWKVPSPRQSTVESSPESHFTGDGGPTKILKVCFCINNNLGKNFKLVKCDSSWQIRAIIRSILVSGRLGPNITHIACYGLLLKHLKSEELHWLHPDLTVGEVEQRYENNHAEAEWRYDLRIRYIPVNFLEKFQDDRSTLIYFYQQVRSDYMQYHASKVSDGMALQLGCLEIRRFYKDMNAKGLEKKSNFELLEKEVGLDLFFPQQLINSMKPKQLRKLIQQTFQQFATLKEDDCMVKFYETLKEFVSYDEEVFPCELVQGWSLSVELVVGGRGIRQRTQKDAAAVFLADFKQIKSVQCISQGDGKALLNFDIEGARQRLSINVATVPMAENMIDLIDGYCRLESGTDESVISRPGKDANSGPLPEIPTGRDRDSARYSMGSDIYCEILDERPKSVVKYGIDRNDIVLGRILGEGFFGEVYDGVYKKNNVERINVAVKTCKDCSPDVMEKFMSEAVIMKNLQHPHIVKLIGIIEEDPVWIVMELYQYGELGNYLTQKENDLTNMTLVLFSLQICKALVYLSGVNVVHRDIAVRNVLVASQVCVKLGDFGLSRYIEDEEYYKASVTRLPIKWMAPESINFRRFTTASDVWMFAVCVWEIMSRGQQPFFWLENRDVINQLEQGIRLPKPENCPPALYSLMTRCWSYDPGERPSFTELVVKISDVHKMVKEQEVERERERARSTKYFDPKFMLNEPPPKPTRMKPGRFGNTLSIGLHIQLNEALCASSPDLASPCEYQSPVDSMNTLTLPVRSPRRRSMGENEFPRLEPNSKEDAQRLWQREKRSMHDTLRQQKAQMMEDEVWLQKKEKLLDPMGPDDPTSPAYVEEDTSNAPPEKPPRLTAQAAPTAELDRSDDKVYKSVMDVVKVVVQLKNDITELGSDEYITIVKSAGMALRDLIGSVDDILPTLHESNRTEIEGTQKLLNNDMAELISKMRLAQQNAITSLKEECKKQLLAAAHTLAMDSKNMLDAVDQARVRANLAKPVAP; encoded by the exons ATGTACGAGGTGATGTCCGGAGATACCCTGTCCTGGAAGGTGCCCAGTCCCAGACAAAGCACCGTTGAGTCCAGCCCCGAGTCGCACTTCACGGGGGACGGAGGACCCACCAAGATCCTCAAAGTTTGCTTCTGCATCAACAACAACCTGGGCAAGAACTTCAAGCTGGTGAAATGTGACAGCTCCTGGCAAATCAGG GCGATCATTCGTTCGATTctggtgagcggccgtcttggtCCGAACATCACTCATATAGCATGTTACGGCCTCCTGCTGAAACACTTGAAGTCTGAGGAACTTCACTGGCTGCATCCTGATCTGACTGTTGGGGAGGTAGAGCAGCGCTACGAGAACAATCATGCGGAGGCAGAGTGGAG GTATGACCTTCGAATCAGATACATTCCTGTTAATTTCCTGGAAAAATTCCAAGATGACAGAtctactttgatttatttttaccaaCAG GTGCGTAGTGACTATATGCAGTATCATGCCAGTAAAGTGAGTGATGGGATGGCTCTGCAGCTCGGCTGTTTGGAGATCAG GAGGTTTTATAAAGACATGAATGCGAAAGGTCTAGAAAAGAAGTCTAACTTTGAGCTGCTAGA aaaagaagttGGACTGgaccttttctttcctcaacaGCTGATTAACAGCATGAAG CCAAAGCAGCTACGGAAGCTGATCCAGCAAACGTTTCAGCAGTTTGCGACCCTCAAGGAGGACGACTGCATGGTCAAGTTTTACGAGACCCTGAAAGAGTTTGTCAGCTATGACGAAGAGGTTTTCCCATGTGAACTAGTG CAAGGCTGGAGTCTGTCAGTGGAGCTGGTCGTCGGTGGGAGAGGAATTCGCCAGCGCACACAGAAGGATGCAGCG GCCGTGTTTCTTGCCGACTTCAAACAGATCAAGTCAGTTCAATGTATATCTCAAGGAGACGGCAAAGCTCTCCTGAACTTCGACATAGAGGGGGCCCGACAG CGACTATCGATCAACGTGGCCACGGTCCCTATGGCAGAGAACATGATAGACCTTATTGATGGGTACTGCCGCTTGGAAAGTGGCACAGATGAGTCTGTTATATCCAGACCAGGTAAAG ATGCTAATTCAGGTCCCCTGCCTGAGATTCCTACAGG cagagacagagactcggCGAGATACAGTATGG GGTCAGATATCTACTGTGAGATCCTCGATGAAAGGCCGAAATCAG TAGTGAAGTATGGGATTGACCGAAATGACATCGTTCTCGGACGAATTCTCGGTGAGGGGTTTTTCGGGGAAGTCTACGACGGCGTTTACAAGAAGAAT AATGTAGAGAGGATCAATGTTGCAGTGAAAACCTGTAAAGACTGTTCACCCGATGTGATGGAGAAGTTCATGAGTGAAGCGG TAATAATGAAGAACCTGCAACATCCTCACATCGTCAAACTGATCGGAATCATCGAGGAGGATCCTGTGTGGATCGTCATGGAGCTCTATCAGTACGGAGAG CTGGGAAACTACCTGACTCAGAAGGAGAACGATCTGACAAACATGACCCTGGTGCTGTTCAGTCTGCAGATCTGCAAAGCCCTGGTCTACCTCTCAGGGGTCAATGTGGTTCACAG AGACATTGCGGTCAGAAACGTGTTGGTTGCCAGTCAAGTCTGCGTGAAGCTCGGAGACTTTGGTCTGTCGAGGTACATCGAGGATGAAGAATATTACAAAG CGTCTGTTACTCGGTTGCCCATCAAGTGGATGGCCCCAGAGTCCATCAACTTCAGGCGTTTCACCACAGCCAGTGATGTCTGGATGTTTG ccgtgtgtgtgtgggagataATGAGTCGCGGGCAGCAGCCGTTTTTCTGGCTGGAGAACAGAGACGTGATCAACCAACTGGAGCAGGGCATCAGGCTGCCCAAACCCGAGAACTGCCCCCCTGCCCTCTACTCACTCATGACCCGCTGCTGGTCCTACGACCCCGGAGAGAGACCCAGCTTCACCGAGCTGGTCGTCAAGATCAG TGATGTCCACAAGATGGTGAaggagcaggaagtggagagagagagggaacgaGCGCGCTCCACAAAATATTTTGATCCTAAGTTCATGTTAAATGAGCCTCCACCCAAG CCCACGAGAATGAAACCAGGACGGTTTGGGAACACACTCAGTATCGGTCTGCACATTCAG CTGAATGAGGCCTTATGTGCCAGCTCGCCTGATCTGGCGAGTCCGTGTGAATATCAGTCCCCCGTCGACTCCATGAACACTCTGACGCTGCCGGTCAGGTCCCCTCGCCGTCGCAGCATGGGG GAGAACGAGTTTCCCCGTTTGGAACCAAACAGCAAGGAGGACGCCCAGCGCCTGtggcagagggagaagaggagcatGCATGACACCCTCCGCCAGCAGAAAGCGCAGATGATGGAGGATGAAGTGTGGCTGCAGAAAAAGGAGAAACTCCTG GACCCCATGGGACCAGATGATCCCACCAGCCCAGCG TATGTTGAAGAGGACACATCAAATG CACCGCCAGAGAAGCCCCCACGGCTCACAGCGCAG GCTGCGCCCACGGCTGAACTGGACCGCTCTGATGACAAAGTGTATAAATCCGTCATGGACGTGGTCAAAGTTGTCGTTCAACTCAAGAATGACATCACTGAACTGGGGTCAGATGAATACATCACCATTGTCAAG TCAGCAGGGATGGCTTTACGAGATCTGATTGGCAGTGTGGATGACATACTGCCCACCCTACACGAGTCTAACAGGACTGAG ATCGAGGGCACCCAGAAGCTGCTGAACAACGACATGGCGGAGCTGATCAGTAAGATGCGTCTGGCCCAGCAGAACGCCATCACCTCTTTGAAGGAGGAGTGTAAGAAACAGTTGCTGGCTGCAGCACACACTCTGGCTATGGACAGCAAGAACATGTTGGATGCCGTGGACCAGGCAAGAGTCAGGGCCAACTTAGCCAAGCCAGTGGCCCCCTAG
- the ptk2bb gene encoding protein tyrosine kinase 2 beta, b isoform X2, which translates to MYEVMSGDTLSWKVPSPRQSTVESSPESHFTGDGGPTKILKVCFCINNNLGKNFKLVKCDSSWQIRAIIRSILVSGRLGPNITHIACYGLLLKHLKSEELHWLHPDLTVGEVEQRYENNHAEAEWRYDLRIRYIPVNFLEKFQDDRSTLIYFYQQVRSDYMQYHASKVSDGMALQLGCLEIRRFYKDMNAKGLEKKSNFELLEKEVGLDLFFPQQLINSMKPKQLRKLIQQTFQQFATLKEDDCMVKFYETLKEFVSYDEEVFPCELVQGWSLSVELVVGGRGIRQRTQKDAAAVFLADFKQIKSVQCISQGDGKALLNFDIEGARQRLSINVATVPMAENMIDLIDGYCRLESGTDESVISRPGKDANSGPLPEIPTGRDRDSARYSMGSDIYCEILDERPKSVKYGIDRNDIVLGRILGEGFFGEVYDGVYKKNNVERINVAVKTCKDCSPDVMEKFMSEAVIMKNLQHPHIVKLIGIIEEDPVWIVMELYQYGELGNYLTQKENDLTNMTLVLFSLQICKALVYLSGVNVVHRDIAVRNVLVASQVCVKLGDFGLSRYIEDEEYYKASVTRLPIKWMAPESINFRRFTTASDVWMFAVCVWEIMSRGQQPFFWLENRDVINQLEQGIRLPKPENCPPALYSLMTRCWSYDPGERPSFTELVVKISDVHKMVKEQEVERERERARSTKYFDPKFMLNEPPPKPTRMKPGRFGNTLSIGLHIQLNEALCASSPDLASPCEYQSPVDSMNTLTLPVRSPRRRSMGENEFPRLEPNSKEDAQRLWQREKRSMHDTLRQQKAQMMEDEVWLQKKEKLLDPMGPDDPTSPAYVEEDTSNAPPEKPPRLTAQAAPTAELDRSDDKVYKSVMDVVKVVVQLKNDITELGSDEYITIVKSAGMALRDLIGSVDDILPTLHESNRTEIEGTQKLLNNDMAELISKMRLAQQNAITSLKEECKKQLLAAAHTLAMDSKNMLDAVDQARVRANLAKPVAP; encoded by the exons ATGTACGAGGTGATGTCCGGAGATACCCTGTCCTGGAAGGTGCCCAGTCCCAGACAAAGCACCGTTGAGTCCAGCCCCGAGTCGCACTTCACGGGGGACGGAGGACCCACCAAGATCCTCAAAGTTTGCTTCTGCATCAACAACAACCTGGGCAAGAACTTCAAGCTGGTGAAATGTGACAGCTCCTGGCAAATCAGG GCGATCATTCGTTCGATTctggtgagcggccgtcttggtCCGAACATCACTCATATAGCATGTTACGGCCTCCTGCTGAAACACTTGAAGTCTGAGGAACTTCACTGGCTGCATCCTGATCTGACTGTTGGGGAGGTAGAGCAGCGCTACGAGAACAATCATGCGGAGGCAGAGTGGAG GTATGACCTTCGAATCAGATACATTCCTGTTAATTTCCTGGAAAAATTCCAAGATGACAGAtctactttgatttatttttaccaaCAG GTGCGTAGTGACTATATGCAGTATCATGCCAGTAAAGTGAGTGATGGGATGGCTCTGCAGCTCGGCTGTTTGGAGATCAG GAGGTTTTATAAAGACATGAATGCGAAAGGTCTAGAAAAGAAGTCTAACTTTGAGCTGCTAGA aaaagaagttGGACTGgaccttttctttcctcaacaGCTGATTAACAGCATGAAG CCAAAGCAGCTACGGAAGCTGATCCAGCAAACGTTTCAGCAGTTTGCGACCCTCAAGGAGGACGACTGCATGGTCAAGTTTTACGAGACCCTGAAAGAGTTTGTCAGCTATGACGAAGAGGTTTTCCCATGTGAACTAGTG CAAGGCTGGAGTCTGTCAGTGGAGCTGGTCGTCGGTGGGAGAGGAATTCGCCAGCGCACACAGAAGGATGCAGCG GCCGTGTTTCTTGCCGACTTCAAACAGATCAAGTCAGTTCAATGTATATCTCAAGGAGACGGCAAAGCTCTCCTGAACTTCGACATAGAGGGGGCCCGACAG CGACTATCGATCAACGTGGCCACGGTCCCTATGGCAGAGAACATGATAGACCTTATTGATGGGTACTGCCGCTTGGAAAGTGGCACAGATGAGTCTGTTATATCCAGACCAGGTAAAG ATGCTAATTCAGGTCCCCTGCCTGAGATTCCTACAGG cagagacagagactcggCGAGATACAGTATGG GGTCAGATATCTACTGTGAGATCCTCGATGAAAGGCCGAAATCAG TGAAGTATGGGATTGACCGAAATGACATCGTTCTCGGACGAATTCTCGGTGAGGGGTTTTTCGGGGAAGTCTACGACGGCGTTTACAAGAAGAAT AATGTAGAGAGGATCAATGTTGCAGTGAAAACCTGTAAAGACTGTTCACCCGATGTGATGGAGAAGTTCATGAGTGAAGCGG TAATAATGAAGAACCTGCAACATCCTCACATCGTCAAACTGATCGGAATCATCGAGGAGGATCCTGTGTGGATCGTCATGGAGCTCTATCAGTACGGAGAG CTGGGAAACTACCTGACTCAGAAGGAGAACGATCTGACAAACATGACCCTGGTGCTGTTCAGTCTGCAGATCTGCAAAGCCCTGGTCTACCTCTCAGGGGTCAATGTGGTTCACAG AGACATTGCGGTCAGAAACGTGTTGGTTGCCAGTCAAGTCTGCGTGAAGCTCGGAGACTTTGGTCTGTCGAGGTACATCGAGGATGAAGAATATTACAAAG CGTCTGTTACTCGGTTGCCCATCAAGTGGATGGCCCCAGAGTCCATCAACTTCAGGCGTTTCACCACAGCCAGTGATGTCTGGATGTTTG ccgtgtgtgtgtgggagataATGAGTCGCGGGCAGCAGCCGTTTTTCTGGCTGGAGAACAGAGACGTGATCAACCAACTGGAGCAGGGCATCAGGCTGCCCAAACCCGAGAACTGCCCCCCTGCCCTCTACTCACTCATGACCCGCTGCTGGTCCTACGACCCCGGAGAGAGACCCAGCTTCACCGAGCTGGTCGTCAAGATCAG TGATGTCCACAAGATGGTGAaggagcaggaagtggagagagagagggaacgaGCGCGCTCCACAAAATATTTTGATCCTAAGTTCATGTTAAATGAGCCTCCACCCAAG CCCACGAGAATGAAACCAGGACGGTTTGGGAACACACTCAGTATCGGTCTGCACATTCAG CTGAATGAGGCCTTATGTGCCAGCTCGCCTGATCTGGCGAGTCCGTGTGAATATCAGTCCCCCGTCGACTCCATGAACACTCTGACGCTGCCGGTCAGGTCCCCTCGCCGTCGCAGCATGGGG GAGAACGAGTTTCCCCGTTTGGAACCAAACAGCAAGGAGGACGCCCAGCGCCTGtggcagagggagaagaggagcatGCATGACACCCTCCGCCAGCAGAAAGCGCAGATGATGGAGGATGAAGTGTGGCTGCAGAAAAAGGAGAAACTCCTG GACCCCATGGGACCAGATGATCCCACCAGCCCAGCG TATGTTGAAGAGGACACATCAAATG CACCGCCAGAGAAGCCCCCACGGCTCACAGCGCAG GCTGCGCCCACGGCTGAACTGGACCGCTCTGATGACAAAGTGTATAAATCCGTCATGGACGTGGTCAAAGTTGTCGTTCAACTCAAGAATGACATCACTGAACTGGGGTCAGATGAATACATCACCATTGTCAAG TCAGCAGGGATGGCTTTACGAGATCTGATTGGCAGTGTGGATGACATACTGCCCACCCTACACGAGTCTAACAGGACTGAG ATCGAGGGCACCCAGAAGCTGCTGAACAACGACATGGCGGAGCTGATCAGTAAGATGCGTCTGGCCCAGCAGAACGCCATCACCTCTTTGAAGGAGGAGTGTAAGAAACAGTTGCTGGCTGCAGCACACACTCTGGCTATGGACAGCAAGAACATGTTGGATGCCGTGGACCAGGCAAGAGTCAGGGCCAACTTAGCCAAGCCAGTGGCCCCCTAG
- the chrna2b gene encoding neuronal acetylcholine receptor subunit alpha-2: protein MGAPPRKLDSSLLEVKMHPYNHLFSWRMAAVWSILLFPSVLGYDKTHTHAEDDLFKTLFAGYNKWSRPVPNISDVVIVKFGLSIAQLIDVDEKNQMMTTNVWLKQEWNDYKLSWRPSDYDNVTSIRVPSELIWVPDIVLYNNADGEFAVTHMTKAHLFHTGKVRWVPPAIYKSSCSIDVTFFPFDQQNCKMKFGSWTYDKAKIDLERIENTVDLNNYWESGEWAIINAVGTYNTKKYDCCHEIYPDITYFFIIRRLPLFYTINLIIPCLLISCLTVLVFYLPSDCGEKITLCISVLLSLTVFLLLITEIIPSTSLVIPLIGEYLLFTMIFVTLSIVITVFVLNVHHRSPSTHKMPRWVHSVFLDLIPRWLFMRRPAPDGRRRRLLLLQQEAAAVRRQVRLAGYKSGNCLSTSANWLRDGTTSNDPDRSCYEDLELGTLTSYFSFRPPSPRPPGSTPPQQKKTPQNSQNRQEAAGGTNRQSTGVRVNPTQRPTKVENTVSDSTFLLSPSVVRALEGVHYIADHLRAEDADFSVKEDWKYVAMVIDRIFLWMFIIVCLLGTIGLFLPPWLAGMI, encoded by the exons ATGGGAGCACCACCGAGGAAGTTGGACTCGTCTCTGCTGGAGGTAAAGATGCATCCATACAACCACCTGTTCTCCTGGAGGATGGCTGCAGTGTGGTCGATCCTGCTCTTCCCATCAG TTCTCGGTTATGACAAAACGCACACTCACGCTGAGGATGATCTCTTCAAGACGCTGTTCGCTGGATACAACAAGTGGTCGAGACCTGTGCCCAACATCTCTGACGTGGTCATTGTCAAGTTCGGACTGTCCATCGCTCAGCTCATTGATGTG gatGAGAAGAACCAGATGATGACAACCAACGTGTGGCTTAAACAg GAGTGGAACGACTACAAGCTCAGCTGGAGACCGTCTGACTATGACAACGTGACGTCCATCAGAGTGCCGTCAGAGCTCATATGGGTACCAGACATTGTCCTCTATAACAA TGCAGACGGTGAGTTTGCTGTGACTCACATGACCAAAGCTCACCTGTTCCACACGGGTAAAGTTCGCTGGGTCCCTCCCGCCATTTACAAGAGCTCCTGCAGCATCGACGTCACCTTCTTCCCTTTTGACCAGCAGAACTGCAAAATGAAGTTTGGCTCCTGGACCTATGATAAGGCCAAGATTGACCTGGAGCGTATTGAGAACACGGTGGATCTAAACAACTACTGGGAGAGCGGCGAGTGGGCCATCATCAATGCCGTGGGGACGTACAATACAAAGAAATACGACTGCTGCCATGAGATCTACCCGGACATCACCTACTTCTTCATCATCCGAAGGCTTCCCTTGTTTTACACCATCAACCTCATCATCCCCTGTTTGCTGATCTCCTGCCTCACTGTCTTGGTTTTCTATCTGCCCTCAGACTGTGGTGAGAAGATCACCCTGTGCATCTCTGTGCTACTGTCCCTcactgtcttcctcctcctcatcacggAGATCATACCCTCAACATCCCTCGTCATCCCCCTGATCGGCGAGTACCTCCTCTTCACCATGATTTTTGTCACCTTGTCCATTGTCATCACCGTCTTTGTGCTCAATGTGCACCATCGCTCTCCCAGCACTCACAAGATGCCCCGCTGGGTCCACTCGGTGTTCCTGGACCTAATCCCCCGCTGGCTGTTCATGCGCCGGCCTGCGCCAGACGGACGGCGACGCAGGCTGTTGCTGCTACAGCAGGAGGCAGCTGCGGTGCGGCGGCAGGTTCGGCTAGCTGGGTACAAATCTGGCAACTGCCTCAGCACTTCGGCTAACTGGTTGAGGGACGGAACCACGTCCAACGATCCTGACCGAAGCTGTTATGAGGATTTAGAGCTGGGAACGCTGACTTCGTATTTTTCCTTCCGTCCTCCATCACCCAGACCTCCGGGGTCGACTCCTCCTCAGCAAAAGAAAACCCCACAGAACAGCCAGAACCGACAGGAAGCAGCCGGAGGCACTAACAGACAGTCAACAGGGGTCAGAGTCAATCCTACTCAGAGGCCAACCAAAGTAGAAAACACTGTATCAGACTCCACATTCCTGCTTTCACCCAGTGTTGTGCGAGCATTAGAAGGGGTGCACTACATTGCAGACCACCTGAGAGCTGAGGACGCTGACTTCAGT GTGAAGGAGGACTGGAAGTACGTCGCTATGGTCATTGATCGCATCTTCTTGTGGATGTTCATAATTGTTTGCCTGCTTGGGACCATCGGCCTCTTCCTGCCGCCCTGGCTTGCCGGCATGATCTAG
- the LOC109636203 gene encoding uncharacterized protein gives MWRCWMPLILAWLSMATPTLCQSGDVDWGSGFDVDPAIMSTNDTSQAAGDESVRMENNHDSHTLVAFPSSSPTLHHEPQPDRCSLYFSTNAALARRPKAQREELAYLQAIQHGNEAVMENLAQFVGAEVGDQRYEDVIEENIAGTQEEHKRCHEVVEKAEEDLEKQLMGDTLDALTGMQKIREETSAFEDMLRAAADIANRLEISSQALQASFTQQLKDIIKIHR, from the exons ATGTGGCGCTGTTGGATGCCCTTAATCTTGGCTTGGTTGTCCATGGCAACCCCGACACTCTGCCAAAGTGGGGATGTTGACTGGGGTTCAGGCTTTGACGTTGATCCTGCCATAATGTCCACCAACGACACGTCGCAGGCAGCCGGTGACGAGTCTGTGAGGATGGAAAACAATCATGACTCTCACACATTAGTAGCATTTCCATCATCATCTCCCACGCTGCACCACGAGCCCCAACCGGACAGGTGCTCCCTCTACTTCAGCACCAACGCTGCTTTGGCGCGACGGCCGAAGgctcagagagaggagctggcCTATCTACAGGCCATCCAGCACGGGAATGAGGCGGTAATGGAGAACTTGGCACAGTTCGTGGGGGCAGAGGTGGGAGATCAGAGGTACGAGGACGTGATCGAGGAGAACATTGCCGGCACCCAGGAGGAACACAAGAGGTGTCACGAGGTGGTGGAGAAGGCTGAGGAAGATCTGGAGAAGCAGCTGATGGGAGACACGTTGGACGCCCTCACTGGGATGCAGAA AATCAGAGAAGAGACCTCAGCTTTCGAGGACATGTTACGTGCTGCAGCAGACATCGCCAACAGGCTGGAGATCTCATCGCAGGCCCTGCAAGCCTCATTCACCCAGCAGTTAAAAGACATCATCAAAATCCATCGCTAA